One genomic region from Streptomyces sp. NBC_00457 encodes:
- a CDS encoding metal-dependent hydrolase, whose product MFRAAHAHPHRPSEPIDHPIDHHDLVLQPRDVTFDWGATPLHWLPGEPFATHTFDVLHLMLPELERWFVRTFEQALPLITDDRLREDVRGFIGQEAMHAEAHQEVLEHLLTKGLDPAPYTLQSEWIFRRVLGDRPELTPAARHAHLLQRLALIAAFEHFTAYMGHWILSNGHLDRAGADPAMLDLFRWHGAEEVEHRSVAFDLLAHLDPRYRRRVAGMLVTAPVLTRLWIRGVRFLMSADPELDDRVKVRFRDYLAATRKDLLPPPVSFARSVLRYFRPGYHPTQEGSTQQAVAYLAVSPAARAAAR is encoded by the coding sequence ATGTTCCGAGCCGCACATGCCCACCCGCACCGTCCGTCCGAGCCCATCGACCATCCCATCGACCACCACGACCTGGTGCTACAACCCCGGGACGTCACCTTCGACTGGGGCGCCACCCCGCTGCACTGGCTGCCGGGTGAGCCCTTCGCGACCCACACCTTCGATGTGCTCCACCTCATGCTCCCCGAGCTAGAACGCTGGTTCGTCCGCACCTTCGAGCAGGCACTGCCACTGATCACCGATGACCGGCTGCGCGAGGACGTACGCGGGTTCATCGGCCAGGAAGCGATGCACGCCGAGGCGCATCAGGAGGTCCTGGAGCACCTGCTCACCAAGGGTCTTGACCCGGCTCCGTACACCCTGCAGTCCGAATGGATCTTCCGCAGGGTGCTCGGAGACCGGCCGGAGCTGACGCCGGCCGCCCGTCACGCGCACCTCCTCCAACGGCTCGCCCTCATCGCGGCCTTCGAGCACTTCACCGCGTACATGGGTCACTGGATTCTCAGCAACGGGCACCTTGACCGGGCTGGTGCGGACCCCGCGATGCTCGATCTGTTCCGCTGGCACGGCGCGGAGGAGGTCGAACACCGTTCGGTCGCGTTCGACCTGCTGGCGCACCTCGACCCCCGGTACCGGCGTCGAGTGGCCGGCATGCTCGTCACCGCTCCGGTGCTGACCCGGCTGTGGATCCGCGGAGTCCGCTTCCTGATGAGCGCCGACCCCGAACTCGACGACCGGGTCAAGGTCCGCTTCCGCGACTACCTGGCCGCGACCCGCAAGGACCTGTTGCCACCACCGGTCTCGTTCGCCCGCTCGGTGCTGCGCTACTTCCGCCCCGGCTACCACCCGACCCAGGAGGGCTCGACCCAGCAGGCTGTCGCCTACCTGGCGGTGTCCCCCGCTGCCCGAGCGGCTGCCCGATGA
- a CDS encoding PDR/VanB family oxidoreductase, translated as MDISAPVTRPPDLYGRPRGDSFMQDLAAFGDHAVTRLARRSTPPRRPPATETPAIRELVVAAKHQEAEDVVSLRLAAPEGASDGGILPPWQPGAHIELRLPSGRKRQYSLCGDPADRYRYRIAVRRIADGGGGSAEVHDTLGEGMRVAITGRPRNAFPFAAEASILLIAGGIGITPILPMAREAARRGLDWRLVHTGRSRGSMPFAAELAELAAAAPDRVSIRPDDESGVPEAADLLSSIPAAGAVYCCGPAPMIDGVRRAFGGSRASALHFERFAPAPITDGRPFELQLGDTGRVLPVPYDRSALDVLHEALPDLPFSCRQGFCGTCRVRVAQGQVDHRDRRLTATERAAGAMLPCVSRAPEGERLVLDV; from the coding sequence ATGGACATCAGCGCACCCGTCACCCGGCCGCCGGACCTGTACGGCAGGCCGCGCGGCGACTCTTTCATGCAGGACCTGGCGGCTTTCGGCGACCACGCGGTCACGCGCCTCGCGCGGCGCAGCACTCCTCCCCGGCGCCCGCCGGCCACCGAGACGCCCGCGATCCGGGAACTGGTGGTCGCCGCCAAGCACCAGGAGGCCGAGGATGTCGTCTCCCTGCGGCTGGCAGCACCCGAGGGGGCATCCGACGGAGGAATACTCCCGCCCTGGCAGCCCGGCGCCCACATCGAACTGCGCCTGCCCTCCGGCCGTAAGCGGCAGTACTCTCTGTGCGGCGACCCTGCCGACCGGTACCGGTACCGCATCGCGGTGCGCCGCATCGCCGACGGCGGAGGCGGTTCGGCCGAGGTGCACGACACCCTCGGAGAGGGTATGCGGGTCGCCATCACCGGGCGGCCCCGGAACGCCTTCCCCTTCGCCGCCGAAGCATCCATCCTGCTCATCGCGGGCGGCATCGGCATCACCCCGATCCTGCCGATGGCTCGGGAAGCCGCCCGACGCGGGCTGGACTGGAGGCTCGTGCACACCGGCCGCAGCCGCGGCTCGATGCCCTTCGCGGCAGAGCTGGCCGAACTCGCGGCCGCAGCCCCTGACCGGGTCTCCATCCGTCCTGACGACGAGTCCGGCGTGCCCGAAGCAGCCGATCTCTTGAGCTCGATCCCGGCGGCGGGTGCGGTGTACTGCTGCGGGCCCGCGCCCATGATCGACGGCGTGCGGCGCGCGTTCGGTGGCAGCCGCGCGTCAGCCCTGCATTTCGAGCGGTTCGCCCCGGCCCCGATCACGGACGGCCGTCCCTTCGAACTTCAGCTGGGCGACACCGGGCGGGTTCTGCCGGTGCCGTACGACCGCTCCGCCCTGGATGTTCTCCACGAGGCCCTGCCGGACCTGCCGTTCTCCTGCCGCCAGGGGTTTTGCGGCACCTGCCGGGTACGGGTGGCCCAGGGCCAGGTCGATCACCGTGACCGCCGACTCACCGCCACCGAACGCGCGGCCGGCGCCATGCTGCCCTGCGTCTCGCGTGCACCGGAAGGAGAGCGGTTGGTGCTGGATGTGTGA
- a CDS encoding DUF1330 domain-containing protein: MNTSFLMLERVLAMSANSQKKKFYALNMFDVVDVEKYLAYFSRLPEVAPQYGGRMVAFGRFRDNVAGDLAPRQVLFVVEWESEEAFNSFRDDPDLADLHPLREDGTASYTWQTFDGLDMSDPADVSLDDVLAVLKP, translated from the coding sequence GTGAACACCAGTTTCCTGATGCTGGAGAGGGTATTGGCAATGAGTGCGAATTCACAGAAGAAGAAGTTTTACGCCCTGAATATGTTTGACGTGGTCGACGTGGAGAAGTACCTCGCGTATTTCAGCCGTCTGCCCGAAGTGGCTCCGCAATATGGTGGTCGAATGGTGGCGTTTGGTCGTTTCCGGGACAACGTAGCCGGTGACCTCGCGCCACGGCAGGTTCTGTTTGTCGTTGAATGGGAGTCCGAAGAGGCTTTCAACAGCTTCCGGGACGATCCGGACTTGGCCGACTTGCATCCGCTGCGGGAGGACGGGACGGCGTCCTATACCTGGCAGACGTTCGATGGTCTCGATATGAGTGACCCCGCCGACGTTTCGCTCGACGATGTACTGGCGGTGCTCAAGCCTTAA